The genomic region CATGTCTCTGACTTCAAACATGTTGCGATTTTTAACGACAATATCGTACATGTGCATGGACTTGAACTTGCTGAAATCCTTAGGAAGAGAGATGAGATGAACTGTGGATCTTTTGTGGAATTGGAGAAGGTCAGGGTCATCATAGTACCTTTCCCAACCAAGTGAATACAGCTTATGTTCAAGAACAGAATAAGAAGTTATGATTTCGTTACTAGGAGTATGGACAAGTACTTTCCG from Ricinus communis isolate WT05 ecotype wild-type chromosome 9, ASM1957865v1, whole genome shotgun sequence harbors:
- the LOC8280156 gene encoding flowering-promoting factor 1-like protein 3, which gives rise to MSGVWVFKNGVVRLVENPGAESLDGSRQGSTARRKVLVHTPSNEIITSYSVLEHKLYSLGWERYYDDPDLLQFHKRSTVHLISLPKDFSKFKSMHMYDIVVKNRNMFEVRDM